One window from the genome of Leptidea sinapis chromosome 24, ilLepSina1.1, whole genome shotgun sequence encodes:
- the LOC126971650 gene encoding DNA polymerase beta-like, whose product MSKRKTPSETDNLNNDFCEFLMELADYEKNINRNVHKYNAYRKAASVLAAHTTRIKSGDEARKLNGIGEKFSKKIDEYLQTGKVKKLENIHYDEHAQAISLLTRVSGIGPVKAADLVKSGVKTIDDLNKNKHKLTHHQLIGLKYFEDFEKKIPRSEIQGVEAKMKQIIINELHTDFIITICGSYRRGKKESGDIDVLITHPSLKANDKNNDAGARTVLHKVVNLLQTHELITDIISVGDTKFMGVCRLSSEHPSRRLDIRLLTQEHYYCAVLYFTGSDVFNKEMRAHALEKGFTLNEYSLRPIGVTGVPGEPVEILSEEDIFDYIDYPYKNPEERNI is encoded by the exons atgaGTAAACGGAAAACCCCTTCGGAAACAGACAATTTAAATAACGACTTTTGTGAATTCCTAATGGAATTAGCCGATTATGAGAAGAACATTAATcgaaatgtacataaatataatgcCTATAGAAAAGCTGCAAGTGTCCTTGCTGCTCATACAACTAGAATTAAATCTGGAGATGAAGCTAGAAAACTAAACGGAATCGGTGAaaaattttcgaaaaaaattgatgaGTATTTGCAAACCGGTAAAGTGAAGAAACTTGAGAACATACATTACGATGAACACGCGCAGGCTATAAGTCTGCTAACTCGTGTGTCTGGAATCGGACCTGTTAAAGCGGCAGATTTAGTGAAAAGTGGTGTTAAAACAATTGACgatttgaacaaaaataaacacaaattgACTCATCATCAATTAATTGGCTTAAA GTACTTTGAAGACTTTGAGAAAAAGATTCCAAGATCTGAAATTCAAGGGGTTGAagcaaaaatgaaacaaatcataataaatgaACTACACactgattttataataacaatttgcGGCAGTTACAG gcGGGGTAAAAAAGAAAGTGGTGATATTGATGTGCTTATTACACATCCGTCTCTCAAAGCTAacgataaaaataatgatgcGGGAGCGCGAACGGTACTGCACAAGGTTGTCAATTTACTTCAGACCCATGAACTCATTACTGATATTATTTCTGTCGGAGACACTAAGTTTATG GGCGTGTGCAGACTATCCTCGGAGCATCCGTCAAGACGTTTAGATATAAGGCTCCTTACACAAGAACACTACTACTGTGCCGTTCTATACTTTACTGGAAGCGACGTTTTTAATAAGGAGATGCGGGCCCACGCGTTGGAGAAGGGTTTTACACTTAATGAGTATTCTTTGAGACCTATCGGTGTTACGG
- the LOC126971548 gene encoding uncharacterized protein LOC126971548 produces the protein MDNVLEKLFQCFGHKKFKSELQERAVRAITRGVHDVYVSMPTGSGKSLCFQLPAMLQDNKVAIVFSPLLALIKDQIDHLAKLKIPAESINSKITSKERERILNDLHSMKPTTRFLYITPEQAATGTFKSLLDHLVKYKKVSYIVVDEAHCVSEWGHDFRPDYLKLGNLREQYKSIPWVALTATASTEVTKDILENLKLLHPVAQFKTPSFRRNLFYDVVYQNCIEDEVGDLAEFLRKCLKDDDNIKPKDKSSAIVYCRTRDQTEDIAKMLTSRGLKSMAYHGGLKGSERVLVQEQWFNGEFPCVCATVSFGMGVDKATVRAVVHWGLPQNVAAYYQESGRAGRDGKPSFCRVYYCRSERNAVDFLLKSEIARAKTPEQKQRCKNAYKSFEIMVKYCEDVKCRHKTFAEYFGEEAPKCGGRCDACADSRGVRRALEQHMRRAMSATLQRAGFVSHDDSSDLYGQGRDGQKREIESYYGDGGDESDGENERRRVAQETRSLIMKEFANRKRSIESERLKDNDSQSAKYSKCKAADSTGTKVNGLTVACRESYLSLLTDALNNNMTNMKGIEEPTRALSRRDIEQCAVELEYEAFSNSTVISLYRRALTKLISAIKGCSESLYPALKNYEPKKHETLGEFVKDFEKKRREESQKDRSFVTAAQLESGKIEIKNEARELSKADKETKRKANSFKKDPLTQTKLKTFFTPVSSQEASDAFSNYSDESGDECGLVIDEHVKPDPMESTLKLEELNDSQDNDYDETLKLEESSSNDAALKKHTKTFVINITLQGIPSTNKTKENMNDNSIKLHDKNMALPKTPAKRKIKDLFGESSDESDFETHKDKRVKSCKEKSLEMHKQDRELPEEIQSSQSQKNEKHKDKKILKDEKTHKSENIHKDTKSCKDGRPHNEEDKSHKDDKYKKYDAVHKDERSHKENKYNKGDGIQKDERSHKDRAKKGDKYPKGERSHKADRSHNSDRSSKDEKSNKDNRSPKKVTSHKDDRSYKDYRLHKKEKAESEENINLQIFNKNEKVKNERKRSLSGSDSERELMIDENNAVESSGDLDETFSVSNTTDVKIHDDSNSLIKNSKDGKILDYDDNACHNILKKSRDPLCKTSINKDKLSEEADKVLKELQQFSEIKSCPEPDRPNNQTDVNNLESIKNTSNSNPISPKVSSVKQSPKKDLSPKMLKDKLAKEHLKEKAVREHKHSSKASKHHKHGKVIKKDKREKVDVAGLVVKLLMPYYKKKRISNRDLFKTTARHIVHQLLALQVTEEAAINILLKNSFSKNITIESEDDLDTKLQLSNDV, from the exons ATGGATAATGTACTGGAGAAGCTATTTCAATGTTTTGGtcataagaaatttaaaagtgaACTTCAAGAGAGAGCTGTTCGAGCAATAACAAGAG GGGTACATGATGTATATGTGTCAATGCCAACGGGTTCTGGAAAGTCATTATGTTTCCAACTACCAGCAATGCTGCAAGACAATAAAGTTGCCATTGTTTTTTCACCATTACTTGCCCTAATCAAAGATCAGATTGATCATTTGGCAAAATTGAAAATCCCTGCAGAGTCTAtcaattcaaaaataacaaGTAAAGAAAGAGAGAGAATTCTGAATGACCTACATAGTATGAAGCCAACTACAAGATTCTTGTATATTACTCCAGAACAGGCAGCTACAGGAACATTTAAATCTCTTCTTGACCACCTTGTTAAATATAAGAAGGTGTCTTATATTGTTGTTGATGAGGCCCACTGTGTGAGTGAGTGGGGTCATGATTTCAGGCCTGATTATCTGAAACTGGGAAACCTAAGAGAACAGTATAAAAGTATACCGTGGGTGGCACTCACTGCTACAGCAAGTACAGAAGTCACAAAGGATATTCTGGAAAATCTTAAACTGTTACATCCTGTTGCTCAGTTCAAAACACCAAGTTTtagaagaaatttattttatgatgttgTTTACCAAAACTGTATTGAAGATGAAGTAGGAGATCTTGcagaatttttaagaaaatgttTGAAAgatgatgataatattaaaCCT AAAGATAAAAGTTCAGCCATAGTTTATTGCCGTACTCGGGATCAAACAGAAGATATAGCTAAAATGTTGACTAGCAGGGGATTGAAATCTATGGCATATCATGGTG GATTGAAAGGATCAGAGAGAGTGTTGGTGCAAGAGCAATGGTTCAACGGAGAGTTCCCCTGTGTCTGTGCCACCGTGTCGTTTGGTATGGGAGTAGACAAGGCCACAGTTAGAGCCGTCGTGCACTGGGGCTTGCCGCAGAATGTTGCTGCGTACTatcaa GAATCTGGCAGAGCAGGGCGTGATGGAAAGCCCTCATTCTGTCGCGTTTACTACTGTCGCAGCGAGCGAAACGCTGTCGACTTTCTACTCAAATCTGAGATAGCTCGAGCAAAAACTCCAGAGCAAAAGCAGAGATGCAAGAATGCTTATAAGAGTTTTGAAATAATGGTGAAATACTGCGAAGACGTCAA ATGTCGGCACAAAACGTTCGCGGAGTACTTCGGCGAGGAAGCGCCCAAGTGCGGCGGCCGCTGCGACGCGTGCGCCGACTCGCGCGGCGTGCGGCGCGCGCTGGAGCAGCACATGCGGCGAGCGATGAGCGCCACGCTGCAGCGGGCCGGCTTCGTGTCGCACGACGACTCCTCCGACCTGTACGGCCAGGGCAGGGACGGGCAGAAGAG aGAAATAGAATCATATTACGGCGACGGTGGCGACGAGTCCGATGGGGAGAACGAGCGTCGTCGAGTGGCTCAAGAGACGAGGTCGCTTATCATGAAGGAGTTCGCTAATAGAAAGAGGAGTATCGAGTCGGAGAGACTGAAGGACAACGACTCTCAATCAGCCAAGTACTCCAAGTGTAAAGCTGCTGACAGTACTGGAACCAAA GTGAATGGTCTAACAGTAGCATGCCGCGAGAGCTACTTGTCATTGCTGACGGATGCTCTCAACAATAATATGACGAACATGAAAGGGATTGAGGAACCGACGCGAGCGTTGAGTAGGAGGGACATCGAACAGTGCGCGGTCGAGCTTGAATACGAGGCGTTCTCTAACAGCACAGTCATCAGTCTATACAGGCGTGCGTTAACAAAACTG ATATCTGCCATAAAAGGGTGCAGTGAAAGTCTCTATCCGGCGCTTAAAAATTATGAACCAAAAAAACACGAAACTCTTGGTGAATTCGTGAAAGATTTTGAAAAGAAACGACGCGAAGAATCTCAGAAAGACCGTAGTTTTGTAACAGCAGCTCAGTTGGAAAGTG gtaaaattgaaataaaaaacgaaGCAAGGGAATTATCAAAAGCAGATAAAGAAACGAAAAGAAAAgcaaattcgtttaaaaaagaCCCTCTTacccaaacaaaattaaaaacattcttTACTCCAGTTTCATCACAAGAGGCTTCAGAtgcattttcaaattattcagaTGAAAGTGGCGACGAGTGTGGACTTGTAATTGACGAACATGTTAAACCAGATCCTATGGAATCAACTCTTAAACTTGAAGAACTCAATGATTCACAAGATAATGATTATGATGAAACTTTGAAACTAGAAGAATCATCTTCTAACGATGCTGCCTTGAAAAAACATACTAAAAcatttgttattaatataacattacaaGGTATACCatctacaaacaaaacaaaGGAAAATATGAATGATAATTCGATTAAATTACATGATAAAAACATGGCATTACCAAAAACTCCGGcgaaaagaaaaatcaaagatTTATTTGGTGAATCGTCTGATGAGAGTGACTTCGAGACACATAAAGATAAAAGAGTAAaatcttgtaaagaaaaatctTTAGAAATGCATAAACAGGACCGAGAGTTGCCGGAAGAAATCCAGTCATCACAATCACAGAAAAATGAAAAGCACAAAGATAAAAAAATCCTCAAAGATGAAAAGACTCACAAAAGTGAAAACATTCACAAAGACACTAAATCATGCAAAGATGGTAGACCGCACAATGAAGAAGATAAATCTCACAAGGacgataaatataaaaaatacgatGCAGTACACAAAGACGAAAGATcacacaaagaaaataaatataataaaggcGATGGAATACAAAAAGACGAAAGATCACACAAAGATAGGGCAAAAAAGGGCGATAAATATCCCAAAGGCGAAAGATCACATAAAGCTGATAGATCACATAATAGTGATAGATCATCTAAAGACGAAAAATCAAACAAAGATAACAGATCTCCTAAAAAAGTTACATCCCATAAAGATGACAGATCGTACAAAGATTACAGAttacacaaaaaagaaaaagcaGAGAGTGAGGAAAATATAAACCTACAGATATTCAACAAAAATGAGAAAGTTAAAAATGAACGAAAAAGATCATTAAGTGGATCTGACTCAGAAAGAGAACTAATGATAGATGAAAATAATGCCGTCGAGAGCTCAGGTGACCTTGATGAAACATTTTCTGTAAGTAATACAACTGATGTTAAAATTCACGACGACAGcaatagtttaataaaaaatagtaaagatGGAAAGATCCTCGATTATGATGATAATGCGTGtcataatatacttaaaaaatcaCGTGACCCGTTATGTAAAACTTCTATAAACAAAGATAAATTAAGTGAAGAAGCAGATAAAGTGCTAAAAGAATTACAACAGTTTTCAGAAATTAAATCTTGTCCCGAACCCGACAGACCCAATAATCAGACAGACGTAAATAATTTAGAAAGTATAAAGAATACTAGCAATAGTAATCCTATTTCACCAAAGGTGTCTTCTGTCAAGCAGAGTCCAAAAAAAGATCTTAGTCCGAAAATGCTTAAAGATAAATTAGCCAAAGAACACTTGAAAGAGAAGGCTGTTAGAGAACATAAGCATAGTTCAAAAGCTTCGAAACATCATAAACATggaaaagttattaaaaaggATAAGAGAGAGAAAGTGGATGTAGCTGGTTTAGTTGTGAAATTATTAATGCCGTATTACAAAAAGAAGAGAATAAGTAACAGAGATTTATTCAAAACGACAGCTCGACATATCGTCCATCAACTTTTAGCACTTCAAGTGACAG AGGAAGCCGCTATTAATATCCTACTTAAGAAttcttttagtaaaaatatcacTATAGAAAGTGAAGATGATTTAGACACTAAGTTACAACTAAGCAATGATGtttaa